A stretch of Bordetella genomosp. 13 DNA encodes these proteins:
- the tig gene encoding trigger factor, whose protein sequence is MQPVVETLSGLERRVDLAVSVADVEKEVKAQLQRVARTAKVPGFRPGKAPLGMLERSHGPGIRYDVINSQVGRAFEQAVEGAQLRVAGAPTLEPKTEGVADDTLAFTATFEVYPEVSVPDLSTLSVTRTVTEVSDAEVEKTIDVLRKQRATFEAREDRAAQDGDRVTLDFAGTIDGTPFEGGKAENFPFVLGQGRMLPEFEEAARGLKAGETKVFPLKFPDDYQGKEVAGKTAEFTIAVKEVAEGVLPTVDAEFAKSLGQAEGDVEKLRADIRANIEREVKTRSQARTKGSVMDALVAASQFDVPKALVDSDVESRIAAAREELKQRGVPNAESVPIPAEAFSEESSRRVRLGLLVSELVKQAQLQAKPEQVRARIEEFAQNYEQPAQVVSYYLSDRQRRAEIEAIVLEDNVVAHVLGQAKVTDETVPFDQLMGMA, encoded by the coding sequence ATGCAGCCTGTGGTTGAAACCCTCTCCGGCCTGGAGCGCCGTGTTGATCTGGCCGTCTCGGTGGCCGACGTCGAAAAGGAAGTCAAGGCGCAATTGCAGCGCGTGGCGCGCACGGCCAAGGTGCCCGGCTTCCGTCCCGGCAAGGCGCCGCTGGGCATGCTCGAGCGCAGCCACGGCCCCGGCATCCGCTACGACGTGATCAACAGTCAGGTTGGCCGCGCGTTCGAGCAGGCCGTCGAAGGTGCGCAGTTGCGCGTCGCCGGCGCGCCCACCCTCGAGCCCAAGACCGAAGGCGTGGCCGACGACACGCTGGCCTTCACGGCCACCTTCGAGGTTTATCCCGAGGTCTCCGTGCCCGACCTTTCGACGCTGTCGGTCACCCGCACCGTCACTGAAGTCAGCGACGCCGAGGTCGAGAAGACCATCGACGTGCTGCGCAAGCAGCGCGCCACGTTCGAGGCACGCGAAGATCGCGCCGCGCAGGACGGCGACCGCGTCACGCTCGACTTCGCCGGCACCATCGACGGCACGCCTTTCGAAGGCGGCAAGGCCGAGAACTTCCCGTTCGTGCTGGGCCAGGGCCGCATGCTGCCCGAGTTCGAGGAAGCCGCGCGTGGCCTGAAGGCCGGCGAAACCAAGGTCTTCCCGCTCAAGTTCCCCGATGACTACCAAGGCAAGGAAGTCGCCGGCAAGACCGCTGAATTCACCATCGCCGTGAAGGAAGTGGCCGAAGGCGTGCTGCCCACGGTCGACGCCGAGTTCGCCAAGTCGCTGGGCCAGGCCGAAGGCGACGTCGAGAAGCTGCGTGCCGACATCCGCGCCAACATCGAGCGCGAAGTCAAGACGCGCTCGCAGGCCCGCACCAAAGGCAGCGTGATGGACGCCCTCGTGGCCGCCAGCCAGTTCGACGTGCCCAAGGCCCTGGTCGACAGCGACGTCGAAAGCCGCATCGCCGCTGCCCGCGAAGAGCTGAAGCAGCGTGGCGTGCCCAACGCCGAGTCGGTGCCGATCCCGGCCGAAGCCTTCTCCGAAGAGTCCTCGCGCCGCGTGCGTCTGGGCCTGCTGGTTTCCGAGCTGGTCAAGCAGGCGCAGCTGCAGGCCAAGCCCGAGCAGGTGCGTGCCCGCATCGAGGAGTTCGCGCAGAACTACGAGCAGCCGGCCCAGGTGGTCAGCTACTATCTGTCCGACCGCCAGCGCCGCGCCGAGATCGAGGCGATCGTGCTGGAGGACAACGTCGTGGCCCACGTGCTGGGCCAGGCCAAGGTCACCGACGAGACGGTGCCTTTCGATCAGTTGATGGGGATGGCATGA
- a CDS encoding cold-shock protein, translating to MATGIVKWFNAEKGYGFIVPDDGSKDLFAHYSEIRSEGYKSLQENQRVSFEIGQGPKGPSAKNIKVTT from the coding sequence ATGGCAACAGGCATCGTCAAATGGTTCAATGCCGAGAAGGGATACGGGTTCATCGTGCCCGACGACGGCAGCAAAGACCTCTTCGCTCACTACTCCGAGATCCGCAGCGAAGGCTACAAGTCGCTGCAGGAGAACCAACGCGTCTCGTTCGAGATCGGGCAGGGTCCGAAGGGGCCCAGCGCCAAGAACATCAAGGTCACTACCTGA
- a CDS encoding cold-shock protein — translation METGVVKWFNAEKGYGFITPESGGKDLFAHFSEIQANGFKSLEENQRVSFVTAMGPKGPQATKIQVL, via the coding sequence ATGGAAACCGGCGTCGTTAAATGGTTCAACGCGGAAAAAGGTTATGGCTTCATTACGCCTGAGTCGGGCGGCAAAGACCTGTTCGCGCATTTTTCTGAAATCCAGGCCAACGGCTTCAAGTCCCTGGAAGAAAACCAGCGCGTCAGCTTCGTGACCGCTATGGGCCCCAAGGGTCCCCAAGCCACGAAGATTCAGGTTCTGTAA
- a CDS encoding TIGR00645 family protein: MNLPTPRRLGPLPALIFSSRWLQLPLYLGLIIAQGVYVLLFLKELWHLVTHAASFGELEIMLIVLGLIDVVMISNLLVMVIVGGYETFVSRLRLEGHPDQPEWLSHVNASVLKVKLAMAIIGISSIHLLRTFIEVSNLGTPGARFTAEGVMWQTIIHVVFILSAIGIAYVDRLTMLSPPSQGRAANGHGAHH; encoded by the coding sequence ATGAATCTCCCCACCCCTCGCCGCTTGGGCCCGCTGCCCGCGCTGATCTTCAGTTCGCGCTGGCTGCAGTTGCCACTGTATCTGGGCTTGATCATCGCCCAAGGCGTCTACGTGCTGCTGTTCCTCAAGGAACTGTGGCACCTGGTCACGCACGCCGCCAGCTTCGGCGAACTCGAGATCATGCTGATCGTGCTGGGCCTCATCGACGTGGTGATGATCTCGAACCTGCTGGTGATGGTAATCGTCGGCGGCTACGAAACCTTCGTGTCGCGGCTGCGGCTCGAGGGGCACCCGGACCAACCCGAGTGGCTCAGCCACGTCAACGCCAGCGTACTGAAGGTGAAGCTGGCCATGGCCATCATCGGCATCTCGTCCATTCACCTGCTGCGCACCTTCATCGAGGTCAGCAACCTGGGCACGCCGGGCGCGCGCTTCACGGCCGAAGGGGTGATGTGGCAAACCATCATCCATGTCGTGTTCATCCTGTCGGCCATCGGCATCGCCTACGTCGACCGGCTCACCATGCTCAGCCCACCCAGTCAGGGGCGCGCAGCGAACGGACACGGCGCGCACCATTGA
- the clpP gene encoding ATP-dependent Clp endopeptidase proteolytic subunit ClpP, whose amino-acid sequence MQRFTDFYASMHGGSSVTPTGLGYIPMVIEQSGRGERAYDIYSRLLRERLIFLVGPVNDTTANLVVAQLLFLESENPDKDVSFYINSPGGSVYAGMAIYDTMQFIKPDVSTLCTGLAASMGAFLLAAGKKGKRFTLPNSRIMIHQPSGGAQGQASDIQIQAREILDLRERLNRILAENTGQPVERIAVDTERDNFMSAEDAVSYGLVDKVLASRADV is encoded by the coding sequence ATGCAGCGATTCACCGATTTCTACGCGTCCATGCACGGCGGCTCTTCGGTCACGCCGACCGGCCTGGGGTACATCCCCATGGTCATCGAGCAGTCGGGGCGCGGCGAACGGGCCTACGACATCTATTCGCGCCTGCTGCGCGAACGGCTGATCTTCCTGGTCGGCCCGGTCAACGATACCACTGCCAACCTGGTGGTGGCTCAGTTGCTGTTCCTGGAATCGGAGAATCCTGACAAGGACGTCTCGTTCTACATCAACTCGCCCGGCGGGTCGGTGTATGCGGGCATGGCCATCTACGACACCATGCAGTTCATCAAACCCGACGTGTCCACACTGTGCACCGGGCTGGCGGCAAGCATGGGCGCCTTCCTGTTGGCGGCGGGCAAGAAGGGCAAGCGTTTCACGCTGCCCAACTCGCGCATCATGATTCACCAGCCCTCGGGCGGCGCGCAGGGCCAGGCTTCCGACATCCAGATCCAGGCACGCGAGATCCTCGATCTGCGCGAGCGCCTGAACCGCATCCTGGCCGAGAATACCGGCCAGCCGGTCGAGCGCATCGCCGTGGACACCGAGCGGGACAACTTCATGTCCGCCGAAGATGCGGTATCGTATGGGCTGGTGGACAAGGTCCTGGCGTCCCGTGCGGACGTCTGA